The following nucleotide sequence is from uncultured Roseateles sp..
ACAAATTTTCTGGCCACATCTGGAGCGGGTAACGAGGCTCGAACTCGTGACCTCGACCTTGGCAAGGTCGCGCTCTACCAACTGAGCTACACCCGCATTTGCCTTACTTTTCGACTTCAACTCACATTGCTGTTTCGTTTCCGCCGAAGCTCGAATTATATGCCGATTTCAACGTAGCACGCAAGCCCCTTGCGAGACTTGCGCGCATTTTTCGAGTCAATGCTTCAACGAGTCCGAAGCAACCACCGCCGCAGGCGCAACAGCCTCGGCCTTGGCGGCCTCCGCAGCGGGCTTCACGGCCGCGACTTCCTCGTCCGGCAGGGGCTGAGGCATGGTTTCCAAGGCCAGCTCCAGCACCTGATCGATCCACTTGACGGGGACGATCTCGATCTGGTTCTTCACGTTCTCCGGAATGTCCTGCAGATCTTTGGCATTCTCTTCCGGGATCAGCACCGTCTTGATGCCGCCGCGATGGGCCGCGAGCAGCTTTTCCTTCAGGCCGCCGATGGCCGTGACTTCACCACGCAGCGTGATCTCACCGGTCATCGCCACCGAGGCGCGCACCGGGATGCCGGTCAGCGCCGAGACAAAGGCCGTCGTCATCGCCGCACCGGCGCTGGGGCCGTCCTTGGGCGTGGCGCCATCGGGCACGTGGATGTGGATGTCACGCTTCTCGAACAGTTCGTCCTTGATGCCCAGACGCTTGGCGCGGCTGCGCACCACGGTGCGCGCCGCCTCGACCGACTCCTTCATCACATCACCGAGCGAGCCGGTGCGGATGATGGTGCCTTTGCCCGGCATCACGGTGGCCTCGATGGTCAGCAGATCGCCACCCACCTCGGTCCACGCCAGACCGACGACCTGGCCGACCTGGTTTGCCTTCTCGGCCTGGCCGTAGTTGTAGCGGCGCACACCCAGGAAGTCGTTCAGATTGTCTTCGGTGACGACGACCTTGTCGGTGTAGGTCTTGAGCTGCACGCCCTTGACCACCTTGCGGCAGATCTTGGAGATTTCACGCTCCAGCGAACGCACGCCGGCTTCGCGTGTGTAGTAGCGGATGATGCCGCGCAGACCCGACTCGCTGAGCTCCATCTCGGACTCCAGCACGCCGTTGTTCTTGGCCTGCTTGGGCACCAGATAGCGCTGGGCGATGTTCAGCTTTTCGTCCTCGGTATAGCCCGACAAGCGAATCACTTCCATCCGGTCCAGCAGGGCCGGCGGGATGTTCATCGAATTGCTGGTGGCCACGAACATCACATCGGACAGGTCGAAATCGACCTCGATGTAATGGTCGCTGAAGGTGTGGTTCTGCTCGGGGTCCAGCACCTCCAGCAGCGCCGATGAGGGGTCGCCACGGAAGTCCATGCCCAGCTTGTCGATCTCGTCGAGCAGGAACAGCGGATTGCGCGTGCCGACCTTGGACAGCGACTGCAGCACCTTGCCCGGCATCGAGCCGATGTAAGTGCGGCGGTGGCCGCGGATCTCGGCCTCGTCACGCACGCCGCCCAGGGCCATGCGCACGAACTTGCGGCCGGTGGCGCGGGCCACCGACTGGCCCAGAGACGTCTTGCCGACCCCCGGAGGGCCGACCAGGCACAGGATGGGCGCCTTGACCTTGTCGACGCGCTGTTGCACCGCGAGATATTCGAGGATGCGGTCCTTGACCTTGTCCAGGCCGTAGTGGTCTTCGTTCAACACCACCTCGGCGTTGCTGAGGTCGTGCTTGATCTTGGTCTTCTTGCTCCAGGGCAGGTTGACCATGGTCTCGATGTAGTTGCGCACCACCGTGGCTTCGGCGGACATCGGCGACATCAGCTTGAGCTTCTTCAGCTCGGCGTCGGCCTTCTTCTTGGCCTCCTTGGGCATGCGGGCGGCCTGGATCTTCTTGTCCAGCTCCTCGAGGTCGGCCCCCTCCTCGCCGTCGCCCAATTCCTTCTGGATGGCCTTGACCTGCTCGTTCAGGTAGTACTCGCGCTGGCTCTTCTCCATCTGGCGCTTGACGCGGCCACGGATGCGCTTTTCCACCTGCAGGATGTCGACCTCGTGCTCAAGCAGCTCGAGCAGCTTTTCCAGGCGCTTGGCGGTTTCGTGCAGGTCCAGCACCGACTGCTTGGCTTCGAGCTTCAGCGGCAGGTGGGCGGCAATGGTGTCGGCCAGGCGGCCCGGATCGTCGATGCCGGCGATCGAGGTCAGGATCTCGGGCGGGATCTTCTTGTTCAGCTTGACGTACTGGTCGAACTGCTGCGTCACGGCGCGGCGCAGGGCCTCGACTTCCGGCTTGGCGTCAAGCTCGGGCGGAATCGGCACGACTTCGGCAACGAAATGCTCTTCGGCCTCGGTGATGCTGGTCGTCGTGGCGCGCTGAATGCCTTCAACCAGCACCTTGACGGTGCCATCGGGCAGCTTGAGCATCTGCAGGATGCTGGAGACGCAGCCCACTTCGAACATATCGTCGGGCTTGGGTTCGTCCTTGCCGGCGGCGCGCTGCGCCACCAGCATGATCTGGCGGCCCGCTTCCATCGCGGCTTCCAGCGCCTTGATGGACATCGGACGGCCCACGAACAGCGGGATCACCATATGGGGGAACACCACCACATCACGCAGCGGCAACAGCGGCAGCGTGATGGGCTCTGCGGGCAAAACGGGATGACCGGACATGAAAACCTCTCTTTCTCGAACCCATCTGGGCCCGAGGGGTCAAATTGCAAGACGCGTGGGTGGGCAGCGCGGGAGGTCTGGCCTCAGGCCTCAGGCACTGGCCTTGGCCTGCTCGCGGTAAACCAGCAGGGGCTTGGCGTCTTCATCGATGTTGTGCTCGTCCAGCACCACCTTGGCCACACCATCGAGGGCGGG
It contains:
- the lon gene encoding endopeptidase La, translating into MSGHPVLPAEPITLPLLPLRDVVVFPHMVIPLFVGRPMSIKALEAAMEAGRQIMLVAQRAAGKDEPKPDDMFEVGCVSSILQMLKLPDGTVKVLVEGIQRATTTSITEAEEHFVAEVVPIPPELDAKPEVEALRRAVTQQFDQYVKLNKKIPPEILTSIAGIDDPGRLADTIAAHLPLKLEAKQSVLDLHETAKRLEKLLELLEHEVDILQVEKRIRGRVKRQMEKSQREYYLNEQVKAIQKELGDGEEGADLEELDKKIQAARMPKEAKKKADAELKKLKLMSPMSAEATVVRNYIETMVNLPWSKKTKIKHDLSNAEVVLNEDHYGLDKVKDRILEYLAVQQRVDKVKAPILCLVGPPGVGKTSLGQSVARATGRKFVRMALGGVRDEAEIRGHRRTYIGSMPGKVLQSLSKVGTRNPLFLLDEIDKLGMDFRGDPSSALLEVLDPEQNHTFSDHYIEVDFDLSDVMFVATSNSMNIPPALLDRMEVIRLSGYTEDEKLNIAQRYLVPKQAKNNGVLESEMELSESGLRGIIRYYTREAGVRSLEREISKICRKVVKGVQLKTYTDKVVVTEDNLNDFLGVRRYNYGQAEKANQVGQVVGLAWTEVGGDLLTIEATVMPGKGTIIRTGSLGDVMKESVEAARTVVRSRAKRLGIKDELFEKRDIHIHVPDGATPKDGPSAGAAMTTAFVSALTGIPVRASVAMTGEITLRGEVTAIGGLKEKLLAAHRGGIKTVLIPEENAKDLQDIPENVKNQIEIVPVKWIDQVLELALETMPQPLPDEEVAAVKPAAEAAKAEAVAPAAVVASDSLKH